Proteins co-encoded in one Armatimonadota bacterium genomic window:
- a CDS encoding indolepyruvate ferredoxin oxidoreductase family protein: MARSLEELRLEDRYTLEEGEVYLTGIQALVRLPLDQVRRDRRAGLRTGVFISGYPGSPLGVYDVALQRVRNLLEAHHVVHRPAPNEESAATALMGTQMLDSYPHSRYDGVVGIWYGKGPGVDRSGDALKHGNFAGTSRYGAVVVLAGEDHEGKSSTMPFQDDYAFLTHGIPVIYPASVAEFLELGLHAIALSRFSGCWVAMKLVAPLCDGGEVVCVHPDRPEIVIPELEIDGKPFRKRTDFTFFPGTNVETERHLYRERHAAVRAYAAVNGLNRIVIDPPRARVGIVTAGKSYTDVRQALADLGLDEETLRGLGIRLLKLGLIYPLELRVLREFARDLEEVIVVEEKRGFVEAQVKEALLDLGRPIKVVGKNDEHGAPLFPLQGAMDADLVAEILAERLKPYLGDHPGVRARTERLRAIRERRYPPARSRMPNYCSGCPHNTSTVLLPGQVAWGSPGCHSFASIIEQPHRHIVAMTQYGGEGLPWLGLQPFVDQPHMVQNVGDGSLFHSSYPNIRFSASVGANITFKILYNGYIANTGAQQPVGQVGIPELTRMLEADGVRRIAIVTKDPNRYRNAGLARNVTVYPAHEHERALRDLRQVQGTTVYIYDEMCANERRRQQKRGKLPRPERYVMIHERVCEGCGDCGQVSNCMSLQRVETEFGPKTQVHLSSCNQDYSCLRGDCPSFVTVEAPGGFARPHPPVLGPDAIPEPPGKVRPEGPYHIYMPGVGGTGVLTVSAILSFAAWRDGLRVLSYDQTGAAQKWGAVISSLVLTPGGGQAWSNKVGLGKADLYLVLDLIGGVAPQNLDRCDPLRSVAVVNTTVLPTGEMIRDPFATVSPEVLERTIAQYTRASENVYVEGRRVAEALFGDYMMTNLLMLGVAYQAGRLPLRAESIEWAIRLNGVQVEENLQAFRYGRLLVHAPERVRALVEPPSLPYEEEQIRLERRLGWTGRRAYRALLARCRDLDEESRRMLVIRVGDLMEYQDARYARRYVDFVLRVAARERQIMGHTGPLTHAVIRSLHKLMAYKDEYEVARLYLREEFWEQLRRVFPSARNIRLHLHPPVLRALGLRRKIQVGTWILPVFRLLRALRRLRGTPLDPFGHTRVRREERRLIGWYREVVQRAVQHLRPETYAQVLELLQLPDRIRGYEHVKLRNAEAVRAHATELLRRLVTPAERVPVSADREARGLS, translated from the coding sequence ATGGCCCGGTCCCTGGAGGAACTGCGCCTGGAGGACCGCTACACCCTGGAGGAAGGGGAGGTGTACCTCACGGGGATTCAGGCGCTGGTACGCCTGCCCCTGGACCAGGTCCGGCGAGATCGTCGGGCGGGGCTGCGCACGGGGGTGTTCATCAGCGGGTACCCGGGCTCGCCGCTCGGCGTTTACGATGTGGCCCTGCAGCGGGTCCGGAACCTCCTGGAGGCCCACCACGTGGTGCACCGGCCTGCCCCGAACGAGGAGTCCGCGGCCACGGCTCTCATGGGGACCCAGATGCTGGATTCCTATCCCCACTCCCGTTACGACGGGGTGGTGGGGATCTGGTATGGGAAGGGGCCCGGCGTGGACCGGAGCGGCGACGCCCTCAAGCACGGGAACTTCGCGGGCACGAGCCGGTACGGGGCCGTGGTGGTGCTGGCCGGGGAAGACCACGAGGGCAAGTCCAGCACCATGCCCTTCCAGGACGACTACGCCTTCCTCACCCACGGCATCCCCGTGATCTATCCCGCCTCCGTGGCGGAGTTTCTGGAACTGGGTCTCCACGCCATCGCCCTCTCCCGGTTCAGCGGGTGCTGGGTGGCCATGAAGCTGGTGGCGCCCCTGTGCGACGGGGGGGAGGTGGTCTGTGTCCACCCGGACCGGCCGGAGATCGTGATCCCGGAGCTGGAGATCGACGGCAAGCCCTTCCGGAAACGTACGGACTTCACGTTCTTTCCCGGCACCAACGTGGAGACGGAGCGCCACCTCTATCGGGAGCGCCACGCGGCGGTACGGGCCTACGCGGCCGTCAACGGGCTCAACCGGATCGTGATCGACCCTCCTCGGGCGCGGGTGGGCATCGTCACCGCGGGGAAGAGTTACACGGACGTGCGTCAGGCCCTCGCGGATCTGGGCCTGGATGAGGAGACCCTGCGGGGGCTGGGCATCCGGCTGCTGAAGCTTGGCCTCATCTACCCTTTGGAGCTCCGGGTCCTCCGGGAATTCGCCCGGGATCTGGAAGAGGTCATCGTGGTGGAGGAGAAGCGGGGGTTCGTTGAAGCACAGGTCAAGGAGGCCCTGCTGGACCTCGGACGTCCCATCAAGGTGGTGGGGAAGAACGACGAGCACGGAGCCCCCCTCTTTCCCCTTCAGGGAGCCATGGATGCGGACCTGGTGGCCGAGATTCTCGCCGAGCGTCTGAAGCCGTACCTGGGAGACCACCCGGGGGTCCGGGCGCGGACGGAGCGCCTCCGGGCCATCCGGGAGCGGCGGTACCCGCCCGCCCGATCGCGGATGCCCAACTACTGCTCCGGCTGTCCTCACAACACCTCCACCGTCCTGCTTCCGGGGCAGGTGGCGTGGGGAAGCCCCGGATGCCACTCCTTTGCCTCCATCATCGAGCAGCCGCACCGTCACATCGTGGCCATGACCCAGTACGGGGGGGAAGGGCTCCCGTGGTTGGGGTTGCAGCCGTTTGTGGACCAGCCCCACATGGTGCAAAACGTGGGGGACGGATCGCTATTTCACTCCAGCTATCCCAACATCCGGTTCAGTGCCAGCGTGGGTGCCAACATCACCTTCAAGATCCTCTACAACGGGTACATTGCGAATACGGGCGCGCAGCAGCCCGTGGGGCAGGTGGGGATCCCGGAGCTTACCCGGATGCTGGAGGCGGACGGGGTCCGGAGGATCGCGATTGTCACGAAGGACCCGAACCGCTACCGGAACGCGGGACTGGCCCGCAATGTGACGGTCTATCCCGCCCACGAACACGAGCGGGCCCTCCGGGATCTCCGGCAGGTTCAGGGCACCACCGTCTACATCTATGACGAGATGTGTGCGAACGAGCGCCGTCGGCAGCAGAAGCGGGGGAAACTCCCCCGGCCTGAGCGGTACGTGATGATCCACGAGCGGGTGTGCGAGGGATGCGGTGACTGTGGGCAGGTGAGCAACTGCATGTCCCTGCAGCGGGTGGAGACGGAGTTCGGGCCGAAGACCCAGGTCCACCTCTCCAGCTGCAACCAGGACTACTCCTGTCTACGGGGGGACTGCCCCTCCTTCGTGACCGTGGAAGCCCCGGGAGGGTTTGCCCGCCCCCACCCGCCCGTGCTGGGACCGGACGCGATCCCGGAGCCTCCGGGAAAGGTGCGCCCGGAGGGCCCCTACCACATCTACATGCCCGGAGTAGGCGGGACCGGGGTCCTCACCGTAAGCGCCATCCTGAGCTTCGCCGCGTGGCGGGATGGGCTGCGGGTACTCAGCTACGACCAGACGGGAGCCGCGCAGAAGTGGGGGGCGGTGATCAGCAGCCTCGTTCTTACACCCGGGGGGGGCCAGGCGTGGTCGAACAAGGTGGGTCTGGGGAAGGCGGACCTGTACCTGGTGTTGGACCTCATCGGCGGGGTGGCGCCTCAGAACCTGGACCGGTGCGACCCCCTGCGCTCCGTGGCCGTGGTGAACACCACGGTCCTCCCCACGGGCGAGATGATCCGGGACCCGTTCGCCACCGTGTCCCCCGAGGTGCTTGAGCGCACCATTGCCCAGTACACCCGGGCCTCGGAGAACGTGTACGTGGAGGGGCGGCGGGTGGCGGAGGCGTTGTTCGGCGACTACATGATGACGAATCTCCTCATGTTGGGCGTGGCGTACCAGGCGGGGCGGCTTCCCCTCCGGGCGGAGAGCATCGAGTGGGCCATCCGGCTCAACGGGGTGCAGGTGGAGGAGAACCTCCAGGCCTTCCGGTACGGCCGGCTCCTCGTGCACGCGCCCGAGCGCGTACGAGCGCTGGTGGAGCCTCCAAGCCTTCCGTACGAGGAGGAACAGATCCGGTTGGAACGGCGGCTGGGATGGACAGGGCGGAGGGCCTACCGGGCGCTCCTGGCACGGTGCCGGGATCTCGATGAGGAGTCGAGGCGGATGTTGGTCATCCGGGTGGGGGATCTCATGGAATACCAGGACGCCCGGTACGCCAGGCGGTACGTGGATTTCGTGCTCCGGGTGGCTGCCCGGGAGCGGCAGATCATGGGGCACACGGGCCCCCTCACCCACGCGGTGATCCGATCCCTCCACAAGCTCATGGCCTACAAGGACGAGTACGAGGTGGCCCGCCTGTACCTGCGGGAGGAGTTCTGGGAGCAGCTCCGCCGGGTCTTCCCGAGCGCCCGGAATATCCGGCTGCACCTGCACCCGCCCGTCCTTCGGGCCCTGGGCCTGAGGCGCAAGATCCAGGTGGGGACGTGGATCCTGCCCGTCTTCCGACTCCTTCGGGCCCTGCGGCGCCTGCGGGGGACGCCTCTCGACCCCTTCGGACACACCCGGGTGCGGCGGGAGGAACGGCGGCTCATCGGTTGGTACCGGGAAGTGGTCCAACGGGCGGTTCAGCACCTGCGGCCCGAGACGTACGCGCAGGTCCTGGAACTCCTGCAGCTCCCGGATCGGATCCGGGGGTACGAGCACGTGAAGCTGCGGAATGCGGAGGCGGTTCGCGCGCATGCCACAGAACTCCTCCGGCGGCTGGTGACGCCGGCAGAGAGGGTCCCCGTCTCTGCGGACAGGGAAGCGCGGGGCCTGTCCTAG
- a CDS encoding ABC transporter substrate-binding protein: MGRRGWIFGSLVVVLALAVGLAAAPAQRTRIRIGYIPTDSMAAVFIAAERYLPQEGFEVELVRLPSGAEILSQVAIGQLQVGGGALGAAAFNAIHEGLPVKFVASLHNGFLEDYFTVRRAVWGSEINRIAQLKGKPVAINARGVVTEYLMDRALRLDGISIEDVDLKTMPFPDMVPALETGAIWAGIISEPFPTIAEERGVGIRPLRKPPGAKPIPFTFIFWNATWAERNRQLAQRFMVAYLRAGRDLALDNGWRREDNMQLMAKYTGASLEIIRKARPHHLDPNLAVDVRQLEDQQRFYMRRGLLRYREPIPIERVFDFTYLRQAIRELGRK, translated from the coding sequence ATGGGTCGTCGCGGGTGGATCTTCGGAAGCCTCGTGGTGGTGCTGGCCCTCGCGGTGGGGCTGGCCGCCGCGCCTGCCCAGCGGACGCGGATCCGGATCGGTTACATCCCCACGGACTCCATGGCCGCGGTTTTCATCGCGGCGGAACGGTATCTCCCGCAGGAGGGGTTTGAGGTGGAGCTGGTGCGGTTGCCCAGTGGGGCGGAGATCCTCTCTCAGGTGGCCATCGGGCAGCTGCAGGTGGGCGGCGGAGCCCTTGGCGCGGCCGCCTTCAACGCCATCCACGAAGGCCTCCCGGTGAAGTTCGTGGCCTCCCTGCACAACGGTTTCCTGGAGGACTACTTCACCGTGCGGAGAGCGGTGTGGGGGAGCGAGATCAACCGCATCGCGCAGCTCAAAGGCAAACCCGTGGCCATCAACGCCCGGGGCGTGGTCACGGAGTACCTGATGGATCGGGCGCTGCGGCTGGATGGGATCTCCATCGAGGACGTGGACCTGAAAACCATGCCGTTCCCCGACATGGTCCCGGCCCTGGAGACCGGCGCCATCTGGGCGGGGATCATCTCGGAGCCTTTCCCCACCATCGCGGAGGAGCGAGGCGTGGGCATCCGGCCACTCCGAAAGCCCCCGGGGGCCAAGCCCATCCCCTTCACCTTCATCTTCTGGAACGCCACCTGGGCGGAGCGGAACCGCCAACTCGCGCAGCGGTTCATGGTGGCGTATCTCCGGGCCGGGCGGGACCTTGCACTCGACAACGGGTGGCGGCGCGAGGACAACATGCAGCTGATGGCCAAGTACACCGGGGCCTCCCTGGAGATCATCCGGAAGGCCCGGCCGCATCACCTGGACCCCAACCTGGCGGTGGACGTCCGACAGCTCGAGGACCAGCAGCGGTTCTATATGCGCCGGGGCCTGCTGCGGTACCGGGAGCCCATCCCCATCGAGCGGGTGTTTGACTTCACGTACCTGCGGCAGGCCATCCGGGAGCTGGGGAGGAAGTAG
- a CDS encoding ABC transporter permease, whose amino-acid sequence MSGWAAAARGGLLPRELRATVGVVAAALLWEGLSRGGLLNPAYFPPTSRILQVLWQDFRGGDLALHTLATLGRLGSAFLLASLPGLGIGILMGLFTAARRALDPYVMFLYPLPKVALLPLFLILLGVGDPAFVVTASLTAFFQIVVNTMDAVRHVDPLLVEVGRNYGARGFGLFWKVILPAALPGILTGLRLGLGLSLVTLIAVEFAIAKSGLGHLVWRSWQMLATPQMFAALVVVGGIGILLTRGLRRVQDRLLRWQPTVDVWA is encoded by the coding sequence GTGAGCGGATGGGCGGCCGCGGCCCGGGGAGGGCTGCTTCCCCGGGAACTGCGGGCCACGGTCGGGGTGGTGGCCGCGGCGCTGCTGTGGGAGGGGCTTTCCCGGGGCGGCCTGCTGAACCCCGCGTACTTTCCCCCCACCTCCCGGATCCTGCAGGTACTGTGGCAGGACTTCCGGGGCGGGGATCTTGCCCTCCATACCCTCGCCACCCTGGGGAGGCTGGGAAGTGCCTTCCTGCTGGCCTCGCTCCCGGGTCTGGGGATCGGGATCCTGATGGGCCTGTTCACCGCCGCGCGTCGGGCCCTGGATCCCTACGTGATGTTCCTCTATCCCCTTCCGAAGGTCGCCCTGCTTCCCCTCTTCCTCATCCTCCTCGGGGTGGGAGATCCCGCCTTCGTGGTGACGGCCTCCCTCACCGCCTTCTTCCAGATCGTGGTGAACACCATGGACGCGGTGCGGCACGTGGACCCCCTCCTGGTGGAGGTGGGGCGGAACTACGGGGCCCGGGGATTTGGCCTGTTCTGGAAGGTGATCCTGCCCGCGGCCCTCCCCGGGATCCTCACGGGGCTGCGGCTGGGCCTGGGATTAAGCCTGGTGACCCTGATCGCGGTGGAGTTCGCCATCGCGAAATCCGGGCTCGGCCACCTGGTGTGGCGGAGTTGGCAGATGCTGGCCACCCCGCAGATGTTCGCGGCCCTCGTGGTGGTGGGAGGGATCGGCATCCTGCTCACCCGGGGGCTCAGGCGGGTGCAGGATCGGCTTCTGCGCTGGCAACCCACGGTGGACGTTTGGGCTTAA